The DNA region CACCTGGGGTCTCAGCATCTAGACACAGGGCGGGAAGACTGGGAGGGGgttcagaccagcctgagctacatagtaagaccctgtctcagggaagagTTCAGGCCAGCccgagctacatagtaagaccctgtatcagggaggaaaaaaaaaaagactattctAATAAACCGCTGATTTCAGATCAGGGGGTTGGACTCTAGATAAATATACTTATCTTTTCCTATAAAAAGTAGAGCTTGTCAGTAGCTATTAGGGGAAAGAGACTCAGAACCATTGTGAAGAATAAGCATGCCTATACATGTCTatgtttgttttcaatattttaagaataaaccattagggctggagagatggctcagcagttaagagcactgactgctcttccagaggtcctgagttcaattcccagcaaccgcatggtggctcacaaccatctataatgagatctgatgtgtactatatacataataaataaataaatctttaaaaaaaaagaataaagcattaAAGCTGTTCACCAGCTTTACATATATGACAGGCTGGGGacatatggctcagtggtagaatgcttgcctcgCCCGCATGATgctctggttcaattcccagaacccagagaGAAAACTAAACTACGTGACAGAACTCATTTACACATGTGTACCTTCCCGTATTCCCCCGAAACTGGGTTTCTTTAGAGGGGCTGGAAACATCATGGTAAGCACCTGTCTCACATATTGGAGGCtctaagttcaactcccagcaccacatacacaaaaagtTACATGGTCAAACAACAACTTTGAGAAATGATTTTACTGTATTTGCCATGGTGATGATATGGTGTTTATAAGCTGAAAACCTGATTAGAAGTTCTAAAAAatgcatacctctaatcccagtgcctgagaaagaggcaggaggatcagcaatTCAAGGCTAGCCAAGGTACATGAGACCTCCTcataaaagcaaaacacagaaaaatctaTGTAAATtcagtttgttctttgagacatggtctcaatATGCAGGGAATCATGGTCCTCTTCTCTCAGCCATCAGTGTAGAGGCTTTGATAACCAAAATTCTCCAAGCTTGAGTCATTCAATCTAGTAAGACAATGCCTTATAAAATGCACTTTTACTAATATACATAACACAATATATAACAATAGATCAGTGTTGAGTTATTTACTTAGAAAGGCATTTTGCTTTACCACAGTGATGCCatagaatataaaattatcaTGAACTCTCAGTAAAGTCTGCATTGTTTTGCAAACTTTCAAGAACTATAATACAGtcagtcaggcatggtagtgcatgctcttaatcaggagacagaagcaggctggCCTATGAATTCCAGGTCTATaggtctataaagtaagttccaggccagtcaaagcTACATACTGTCTtagcaaaaaaagaagaaaaaacaaaacaacaaaaaaagctataacacatgagaaaaaaacttgaaaattattttactagCACATTCATTTATATTAGCACTGCttcatgtatctttttttttttttttttttttttgcaaaacaaaacaaacaaaaagatttaaaataaaattgaaaacatgtAACTTACCTTTTGGAAAGTAATTTAACTCCCATGAAAATAAGAACTGCCTCAACTCCAAAAGCAGCAAGGATAATTCCATCATAGAGCACAGCCTGCTCCTGGGTCCAGGCATACATGTCCATAGTTAACGGAGTGAGGATTCTAAGAAAAGAAGAACAGACTCTTTTAAATAGCAGTCACtaagaattaaatataaacatgaaaaataataccTTTAAGAATATACAACCctttaaaatttagtttatatAAGGAACACAGTTACATGCAGAAGGCTTGCCAACAGGAGACAACATAAATCAATTATAACTCGACCCTTCCAGCAACGACTCATAGTTATGTAGTGGTTGACACTGATCTTTACTTTTGGTGGAGCTTTGAGCTTTAAGGGTGGGACTCTGTGACTAACTTCTCTTTGGGGAGTTTCCTCTACAGAGGGACCACTGTTCCCATCAAGAGCCTCTACAAAGGTAAACTTTACATTGACATGTttttcaaaatcagaaatgtatTTCAGTTTTCCTGGAAGTGTACTTTCTAAATGTTTCCCGTCATTATCAAAGTGAGTAAGTTACCAGCAGTTTCACACTAAGGCATTGTTAGTGCCCACTGTTATTACTAGAGCCTAGAGGACTTTTCCCTCCATCAGTACTTTGcctgtttctttccctccctaTGAACACCTCTGCCAACTCTACTCTTATATTCTACCATCTTCTGTTGGCTGACAACAGaacaatttatatttatatacaaacaattaaattttttattaaaaagaatagTAGTATCTTGACAGGCACAGttgcgcatgcctgtaatcccagcactcggagaggcagaggcaggcagagctctgtgagttcaagtctagcctcatctacaaagtgagtccaggacaactaaggctacactgcctcaaaaaaaaaaaaaaaagaaagaaagaaagaaaaaagatagtatcttaaACCTTGAAATCAGATAAGCTGATATAGAAAACAAATGCATTGTTTATGAGCTAAACAGTCAATGTGTCCCTAGCAATTCCTCCCAGGTACAGAACCCAAGAGCAAGGCCAAAACTCAAGCTGACATGTGCACAGCAGCATCACTCAGCATAGCTGCATGGTGCCAACAAAACTCATCGGCAGATGAACAGGCAGCTAAAAGTGGCTGGTACCTTCCATAAGAAattagggccaggcatggtggcacacacctttaatcccagcactcagtaggcagaggcaggcagatcgcagtgagttcgaaacaagcctggtctacaaagcgagtccaggacagccaagattaaaacagagagaccttgtctcaaaaaaaaaaaagttaagaaccCTAAAAAACCTCAAACTCAGTTAAATGAAGCATGCAACACCAAAATACTGCATGCCACAACTTATACGAGGTTTCTTACACAGGTCACTTAGAGCTGGTAGAAGCCATGGGGAGTAACGGTGAGAGGGTGTACCGCTTGACTGGGATGATGGTAAGATTCTTGACATGGTTCACAAAGTTATGACCATACGTAATGTCATTGTGTTCAACTTTTCAAAGGCAGTtaaaaggtctggagagatggctcagagggtaagagtacttgctgctattacagaggacccaggttcaaatcccagcaccacatggtggtttgtaACTATTTGTGattccagtttcaggagaccCAATCTTCTCTTCTGATTGCATTggcatcagacacacacatggtgcatgaAACActcataacattaaaaaaataaataaataaatctaaaataaaattttctgttgctattgttttttaagacagggtttctctgttgtagccttggctgtcctggactcactttgtagaccaggctggcctcaaactcacagcgatctgcctgcctctgcctcccgagtgctgggattaaaggtgtgtaccatcacgcccagctaaaaaaaaacattttaaactagcTAAAATACTGGGCCAGATTATATAGGTCTGTAAGCCCAACtataggaggctgagacaggaggatgacaaagtctgcctgagctacagagtgagttcaatgccagtgtggacaacttagtgagatgctgtctcaaaatgaaaagtgagCAGCGTGTAGCTCAGCAGTCAAGCGTTTGCCTAGCATGCCAGAGGCCCTACAGCCAATCCCCAGTATTAGGGGAAAGGGTAATGTGGCCAAttttatgtgttgtgtgttttgtATTAGAAACTTAttactttggggctggagagatggctcagaggttaagagcactgactgctcttccagagctcctgagttcaattcccagcaaccacacagtggctcacaactatctataatgtgatctgatgccctcttctggcctgcaggtgtacatgcaggcagagcacagtatatataataataaatctttttttaaaaaacatattattttcaaGTGgatgaataattttgaaaatatacacCAAGCACATCTATATGTATTGACACAAAAATGTTATGGTGCATGGAAATAAATCAAGTTGTCAAATGGTAACATTACAGCTTATGAGAGTCTTTCCCTCCCCACTTGAAGAAACAAAGTGGCTTtttgaaggagtgtgtgtgtgtgtgtgatgcatttGGAACTGATTTACAATAtctagttttatatatatactcTTTTCTCTTGAAAgggtcatgtgatttttttaaaaggatgaatgAAACCTACACAgttgtaaattttataatttttgaccAAAGATTAAATATAGCTAATATTGCCAGATTTAGTGTTAATTATATTATGGTACTAAatctacatatatttttatttaaattggcCATGGTGGTACACCCATTTAGTCTCAGGACACAGGAGACAGGGACAGTCAGATCTGAGTTTAACGCCAGTCTAGTCTTTATCGGGAATTCTAGGAAAGCAGGATACATataaaaactctgtctcaaaaaaacaaaactaaaatgaaaaataaaacaaagcaaatttatttaagaaaaatgtgcCTTACAtaatttgattggttggttggttgacagGTTTTGGCTTTTCCAAACAGGGTATTACTGTGGTTTTTACTACATTGTAGTCATGGCTGGCTTCAgtctcagaaatccacctgtctctgccttccgagtgctgaaattagaggtgtgcaccaccactgcctggctcttacttaagtttttaaaatccaACTCTGTAAGCATAAGTAAGCACAGATTAGTATGTAATCAGATTTaaataaagacagaataaaaCTTACGTTTCAAAAACTGCAAagataaacaaaaccacaaaaaacagaATATTGGTAGCCACAACAGCAACATGATCAATACTTCCTTCAGGAATCTGAAGTTCATCTGTATTTTCTATAAATAGGAGAAATATGGTATTACCTATATATCTAatttttcaaagcaaagcaaTAGGAAATTCTTGGCTgagggtggtggctcacacctgtaaccccagcactcgggaggctaagGCTGGATGGccaaagtttgaggccagcctggactattaGTAACAAAACaggagggaagctgggaaggaagggaaggaggcagagggaaatagTCGCAGGGGGAGCAGCCTTCAAATGGTGTTTAAAGTGGCCACTCTTCCAGGGAGTGCATGAGGACCATCAGCTACAGGAATCACTCAGTTGGCTTGTGTTGCTCTCTCCCAGTCCAAAGAGTACATTTTGTAGACTTCATGGAAAACACATTTGCTTAGTTCCATGTACAGATTTTTCTACCTTACCTAAAATTTAAACTTATAATGATTTTATTAAGTAATATCAATAGTTCCTCAAACAGTTCCCAGTTCTTTGGTTCATTtcaatggctcttttttttttttttttttttcccaacactATGTATTATTAGTGTTGGTAAAAATCTTCCTTttgggacagtgagatggctcaatggcaAAGGGCCCTTGCCACCAAgtaaggactggagtttggtccCCTGGATCTATGTGGTGAGAGAGGACTCTCAACGTTCAGCATAtcataaacacaaaatacacataatttttaaatgtttggttttatttcctgTCATTAAAAAGGTTATGTGAGATTTGTGAGGAAGAGGTCAGTAAGCAGGGTAGCAGGCAGATCAGAACTGGGTGGGAATGAGGCTGGTCAGTacgtgtgtgtaaatgtatgaaaCTGTCTAAGGAAATATTAATTGAAAGTTATATTAATGCTAAGGTCGGTGACATACAGTTATCCCTGTACACAGGAAGCTTAGGCAGTAGAATCATGATttgaaggccagcctaagctataacaagacctatctcaaaaataaaagtatttgtatCTTTGCATGGCAATGTCTTTAGACTCTCACCTTGAACTAATCAGTTACATGACGTACTCAGTACAGACCATTCCTGACATAACTTCAGTTATATGCACGGCCATATGCATCAACTCACATTCATCCCTCACGTTGTTATTCAGTGTCAATGTCATAAGTAACACAAGAATGGAcatgtatattctctctctctctctctctctctctctctctctctctctctctctctctctctctctctgtgtgtgtgtggggggggggggcgggggggagaagcAGGTATGGCTTTCCCTGACATAGAACATTTGTGTAAGTTCAGGAGAAAGGTGGTTTAGAAATGGTCTGTAGTGGCTTCTGACTTTGCTCTGCAGTCCAGCAGGAGTACTGGCCACCTCCATCCGATCCGTTCACCTAAGCAGGCCATAGCTCTTCTGACCCTTGTACTGTCTGGGATATACTCTTCTAATTCTTAGTTACTACCCAGAGCCTGTCTTGACCTCTTTGAGTCAAGTGCAAATGCTGCCCCAAGTCAGACTGAAAATTCCAACATATATGGTTAGTTCCCTGCAGCTTCTACTCAGCACTGGTTGCTGAAAGGGAACTCAGAAATGCATCCCAGGCTGAGGAAGGTGACTATGTGCCCTGATTACAAGAATTTTAAGGAAAGACAGCTTTGATATAttgatacaatttttaaattaagttgatttattgattcatttttatgtgtattagtgtttcgCCAGCATATATATACAGTGCTTGAAGAGAttaggagatggcttcagatactctggaactggagttacaggaagttttgagccaccatgtgggtgccaggaactaaacccaggtccctgtaagagcagtaagtgctcttaatttctgagccatcactccacccacccccaatTTTAtgtaattagaaattaaaatctaCTCAAGGAAAACCTCTTTAAACTTgactatatttaaaattttaaaaatcatataagtTTTTACCAAATGGATTTTATCAAGATATTTATtgaactataaaattattttatgtgaaagTATTTAGTAAAATTTCACTTTAGTTTTGTgaaatttaatttagtttataaTCTTATAAAGTCACCGAACTCACCGAACAAGTGTCAGTTTGCATTCTTTCATATGGCTAGAGGCTACAACCAGTAACTAAGTAACTATTTACTAAGGAAAATATTCCTACTTAACAGACTGGGAACTTAAAAATAAGCCAGAAGCAGATTTAAAGGAGTGGGCTGTGAAGATTAGTGAAGTGTTTGTTATGCAGGCATGACGATCTGAGTTCTGGTCTCCAGCATCCACAGCactcaggtgtggtggtgctaaCCACTTCACTCAGcactggggacagagacaggtggatttttGGGGCTCACCAGCCAGCATTCTATCCAAAatggcaagctccaggtcagtaagaaactgtctcagaaagtaAGGTGGAAAGCACACGGGGGGAGGGGGACATCTGATTGTGCAGACCCACATGGGAACGTGCCCCTGCACGTATGCATATCCCACACACCAGCAAATAATTTGTAAGatgaaaatacacatttataaaataatagaatggCTACTTAGGTAATTAAGGTACACGGAACTGCTGGAAGCCAGGTGTAatacacctgtgaccccagtacttatgagactgaggcagaaggatctcaagTTGTAGGGCAGCCTTGCTCTCAAACATGTCattttcaaggtcagcctgagctacatgctGAGACACTGTTccaaaacaactacaaaaactCTTTGAGACAGAAAAGGCTCCCTGTACCTTGGTTACAAGGACCATGGCAAAAAGTGCAAGGATTTTAGGATAAGTGATCTTTAGCTATGGCTTTAGCATTGCCATTCATAAATACCACATAACAGATAGGTATAGGTTTGTTTAAGGAAATTAATATAGACTTCTTTCACCTTTGAAAAGATTCCCCAGTCACCCACTGTATGGTGTTTGGGGGCAAAAGCTATGTGAATATTAACCAAATAGAATCAGGATACTCAGGTGGTGCAACACAGGCTGACAGTACCTTCTTGACAATTCACATTCTTACACTGCCGTCCCAGGTCATCCACGCGATGCTCTCTTAAAAAGAATAGCACACATATTAACAAGACCTTAATTCAGAAGCAGATTGCTTATTTTTAGCACCCTATCTTTCCCACAGTCAGATAGTTTCTCTTATTGGCTTCTGAGAAATACAATTATAAATGAATTACTAAAAAAAGAACAGTAACTATATCTTTTTTTGTTAGTACTGGACATGAAGCAGAGCCTTATACATGCTAGATAAGAAAGCCCCAAAGCCTCGAACTGTGTACCTCCAGCGTGACCTCACTGAGAAAAGGCCCAGCACTGTTGCCCAGGCTGTCAAATACCTGGGGTCAAGCAATCTTCCCACATCACTCTCCTGACCAGGAAGACTACATATCATCATATAATACTTTTTCAAAATGTACTTAGAAGTGTACATGACTTGCCTTAGTACATATTTGAagttttcaatgttttaaaaattagctatAAGTGGTTTGGAAATTTTGAATGaagcactctttaaaaaaaatccaacataaCAATGCTAGGTTGGGGTTGGGGGGCGAAGGGGCccttcacatctttaatcccagcacttgggaggcagaagcaggtggatcgttgtgagttcgagaccagcctggtggtctacaaagtgagttctagaacagccaaggttatacagagaaaccctgtctcaaaaaaaaaaaaaaaaaaaaaaccacacaaaacaaaacaaacaacagcaacaaaaacaggtctaggtttggtggcacacagctaTAATACCAACACTTCAGAAGCTAAGGCCAAAAAAGCCTGAGTTCTGaagcagccttggctacacagtaaaacttttactaaaaactaaaataaaaacaagaaattctaaGTAATTATACTAGctttagaaaatgaaatactatttCAATACCTAGAAACTTGTTAAATCAGGAGCATAGCTTCCTAATGTATGTTCATTCCTAATCTGTCTTACTACAGCAGTTGCCAGTATAGCACCCTTTAGCTGAGCCCATCCACAGATCGCTGACCAGGCCTCACAGCTCAGGCTTATAGTCTCAGCTgtctggaggctaaggcagaagatTGCAAATTGAAGGCCTTCTGGTGCTCAGAACACTTAAGCAACTTATCAGAACccgacattaaaataaaaagtaaaaaaagttaAAGGCTAGAGAGGGgcttcagcagctaagagcacttgctgctcttgcagaggacctaggttcggtTCCTGAAAGCCAATTGTGTAATGGCCATTCCAGAGGACCCAATTCTCCCTCCTGGTTCTtgaaggcactgcatgcatatggttcacatatatacatgtaggcaaacacttaaaaacataaaaataaatctctataaAGGCAGCTAGGGACTGGAGGATACAGAGTCATAGTAAagggcttgcttagcatgcatgagggccagtactacacacacaaaaagactgaGAATAATTTTCCTTCAATAATAGCAAGGTTAGTTAAAATTTAGAATCTACAAACATAGCTTATCATTTCTATAAAGTTACCTTAATGTAACAAGAATCAGAATCATGTTTAGAACTCCAAGGAAGGCTCCGAGTAAAACCGGTGCTGTGTACATGTTGATCTGCAGCTTGATGGCGTCCCATGTCACACCCTCTTCTCCAACGAGTGCAAAGCAAGTCTGAAACACTAATAAAGTAATATGTGAACAGTAAGTTTTGAtatgggaggcagaagctaaaAACTGTACAAGATGCTCACCACAGAACTGCTAGGGTCTGTatggagctgccatgtgtgttAAGGGATCTCAAGTGGAGGGAGAAAACTGGCTCTTGGTTGGTAGAGACAATTTAGTCTTTTCTTATATAaaccacagacatacatatgtgtatatttatatgcatatgtgttagGATATGTGAGAGATGTGTGGCATTAATATTCAAGCAGGATGGAATAAATAGAAAAACTATCTAAGAAGGCTCTTTAGGGAGGCAGTATGAGAAAGATGACACACAGATGTGTGCATTATACAACTCAATCAACTCGGTATCATCTCTTCTTGATCTTTCAGTTTTTTATAGCATATACTactttattactttctttttaaatttgtttttattttatgttcattggtgtttggcttgcatgtatgtctgtgtgaaggtgtcagatcttggacttatagacagttgtgagctgccatgtgggtgctgggaattgaactcaggtcttttggaagagcagtcagtgctctgaactgctgagccatctctcctgccctattaTTTTTTCATAGATCTATAATGTGTCACCATATTTTCCACATGTTTAGGGTCTTTTTTTGttgggggaaggaggaatggtAGGGACTGAGGCATTAGACATGCTAAGCATctaccctaccactgagctatactctaACCCTTAGTATCtacttttctaaaaaataaaaaaaagccacTCTGTATAAAAGTTAAGCTACACAATTTAttcaatatataaattataaattttaaattatattgatTTGTGTTAGTGTATGCATGTGGGGCTGGAGGGCTTGCACCTGCCAGGATGCACCtatgaaagtcagagaacaacattCCAGAGTCTGATGTGTCCCTCCACAATGCAGTCTCCAGGGTGCAAACTCAGGCCACAAGGTTTGGCAGCCAGCATAAAAGTAAGACCTACTGAGCAATCTTATTGTCTCAATTAGTTAGAACTTTAATCAAGGCAGAAAGCATAACATTTTTCAAGCCGACCATTTTGAATATGACTGTGTATATGGTCcttaaattttacatatttagtGTCACTTAATATTGAATCAGTGGTGAAACTTGGATGGAACAGTCCTAGCTTTCACTTCTGGTTGAGATGATTTCCCATAGGCCCTATTAGTAACTGGGATCTAACCTCAGCTGAGGACAAAAGCAGATGCTGTCCTTACACAAATACTTGGTACAAAGCACCCACAAAAACATTAGTTCTGAGGCCCATACTTCCCACCTAGTTTATTGATTCTGGGAAAACTCTCTATACCATGGGATAGatactcatctgtaaaatgaggcaAACAGCACTTAAATAAGAGCTCTGGTGTCAAGGCAAatactaatatatatttttttaaaaacctactgtcagggactggagagatgtctcagtggttaagagcactgactattcttccagaggaccagggttcaagtgccagtacccacacggcagctcacaactgtctataactccagttccaggggatttggcaccttcacacaaacatacatgcaggggaaaaaaagctcAAAGATATTAATGTCCCTCCATGCtaaggctcagtggtagagtacttgcctagcatgcttgaaaccctgggttcagtcacaatcacacacacacacacacacacacacaaatagagtaGTTTGGGGAGATTggtgttttatcttttcatgacTATGATGATTTTTAGTGGACATACAAAatgtttcattatgatatttctatgtatatttatCACTATACTTTGCTTATGTTAACGCATCTTACTTCCttggctccctctctcctttttaaagtttctctccttttccctttagcCAGAAAGTCTCACACATGGACTACATTTAAATTTGAACCTCAGAGGTTACCCCTATTCAAATTTAAGTAGTCGAGTAAAGACCACCTACCTGGACCCAGAATAAATCCCAACGCTTGACATGTACTTGTGTTGGCCATGGCGCTTGTTCTTTCCTGAAGGGAAGTGGCACCAGCAATGTACGATCGGACAACAGCCACATTTCCTAAAGAGACAGTGCCCAGAGTAAAGGAGTCACCCTTCAGCTCTAACACTCACCTCACCAGACTCTACACAGAGCAAGAAATATTAATGAATAACAGGGTCCCTTCTTTCCCTATGCCACCACACAAAGTGTATAAGAACACAATATTGTCACTGATAAACAGTGCAGCTAGGCaaggggtgcacacctgtaatctcagcaactgggagacagaggccagccacATAGTGTCCTAGGCCAGCCTAAGGTATatagtgagagtctgtctcaaaaccaaccaccaccaGCAAGACAAGAATCCAAATAAAACAAGCCTACCCACAGGAGTAAAAAATATAGCTTTAGATAATGTAAAGTGTATAATACCAAATTTTTCTTATCAAATAATAGTCAACTGTGCATTAACAGAGTGTTACCTTATAAGGAAATGCATCACAAACTGCATGCATAAATATGTAATGTTGAAGTAGAAAAGGTCCACTAAGAatttaactaaaataatttttggcTCGAGAGAGCATTCATATTGCTCTCTTGTAGCCCACTTGAGTTCTGTTCCTAGcgcccacatcagacagctcagaagcacctgtaactcaagttccatcTACTAGCCTCTCAGGACACTGCTCTCACttgcagacacatacatatacataataaaaataaaaggttttacaAATCTATTAGGTACTTGTTTTGTAGTACAGACTCCTAGGGCCacagaacacttaaaaatatcatttactgCTTCCAACACAAAAAGGCTTACTATAATTGGTGAAAAAGATGGAACCAGTACAATAAGGCACGCAAAGAATCCATTCAAGAAGCCTGAGAGGGCTCCACACTAGATATAGCACTCAATGTGCACCCTGAGGGTGAAGACTAGCAGAAACTAAAGAGGGTGTGTAGCAGGAGGACCGTGAACAAAGGCAGGATGgtaaaaggcatgtgcctcttCTTAAGATGAGTTTGCTGCACTCTGGGATGTGAGACTGAGAAGGGATGACACAGAGACATGGCTAGAACAGGAGGGAAAATGTGgcctaacacacacaaacacacatggacacacacacacaattacctGCTCCAAATCCCACCAGTCCACGAGCAACCAACATGTAGTATTTATTATGAGCAGCTGGCACGTGGACATATGCGTATAGGCAGTTGGCTGCCACCGAAATAAAGATGGAGACGATAAGAGGTTCTTTTCTTGGCCTATAATTAGACCATAAGCCAAATAGAGGTGAAGATACCATTTGGCCAAGACTATATGAAGCAATAACCCAGCCCAAAAAACTTGCATCAGCTGTTTGATCAATCTGCAGAGAGAAGTAAATGCTTTAAGAGTCATTACACAACAGCAGTCTTCGGCTTCTGGCAGTCATAAACATTCCAAGACAGACTTCTGCATGCATGTAAGTGTTCAGACACTGGTAACTAAGTACCTAGGAACATGGCTGCTAGGTCAGTTAGTAAAACTATGTTTTGATTTGTGACAAATATGCAGGTTGTGTTCCAGAGCATCTGCATTCCTACCAGAACTTCCGTGGGCTAGTATTTCTGTGGAGGGCTCCTGAACATGTAACAATCCTGGGGGACTTCATCACTGTACACCCGACATCATACTACAAGACGGCAAGTACTGAGGATACAGAGATGAAGTAGAGCCATCCCTGAGTCTCCTCAGAATTGACTCCAGGACGCCCAAGGACGCCCGAGGACACACACGAGCCCTTCATATAGAATGTGTTTGCATACCAGCTACACATACCTTCTACAGGTGTGAGTCATCTCTGATCACTTACAATGCGCACTACTATGTCTGTAAAGAAAGCTGTTATACAGTACAGTTTAggaggtaata from Acomys russatus chromosome 15, mAcoRus1.1, whole genome shotgun sequence includes:
- the Mfsd8 gene encoding major facilitator superfamily domain-containing protein 8; the encoded protein is MASPGSEAEREPLLGPGCPGSRECVIETQEHYKSRWRSVRILYLTMFLSSVGFSIVIMSIWPYLQKIDQTADASFLGWVIASYSLGQMVSSPLFGLWSNYRPRKEPLIVSIFISVAANCLYAYVHVPAAHNKYYMLVARGLVGFGAGNVAVVRSYIAGATSLQERTSAMANTSTCQALGFILGPVFQTCFALVGEEGVTWDAIKLQINMYTAPVLLGAFLGVLNMILILVTLREHRVDDLGRQCKNVNCQEENTDELQIPEGSIDHVAVVATNILFFVVLFIFAVFETILTPLTMDMYAWTQEQAVLYDGIILAAFGVEAVLIFMGVKLLSKRIGERSILLGGLVIIWVGFFILLPWGNQFPKVQWEDLHNSSIPNATFGEVIINLWNSPREDHSEQPVGCPVEQAWCLYTPVIYLAQFLTASVLVGIGYPACNVMSYTLYSKVLGPKPQGIYMGWLTTSGSAARIFGPVFISHVYTYLGPRWAFSLVCGVVVLTILLIGAVYRRLIAFSVRYGRVQE